From candidate division KSB1 bacterium:
ATCTACCCAAGCATGTATCGCGGCCGCTTTTGGACCATGCGCCAATACAGCGGGTATGCAACCGCGAAAGAAACGAATGAGCGCTATCGTTACCTTCTCGACCGCGGCCAAACCGGACTTTCCACCGCTTTTGACCTGCCAACTCAGATGGGCTATAACTCCGATCACCCAATGGCGGAAGGGGAGGTAGGTAAAGCCGGCGTGGCCATTGACAGCCTCGAAGATATGGAAGTATTATTCAACGGAATTCCCCTGGAGAAAATAACCACCTCAATGACCATTAATTCGACGGCTGCTATTCTCTTGGCGCTTTATGTAGCGGTCGCTAAAAAACAGGGCGCAGATTTGAAAAAGATCGGCGGGACCACTCAGAACGATATTTTGAAAGAGTACATCGCCCGGGCGACTTATATTTACCCTCCCGAAACCTCTTTGCGTTTGGTTACTGATATTTTTGAGTACTGCAACAGGAATCTTCCCCGCTGGAACACCATTTCGATCAGCGGCTATCATATTCGCGAAGCCGGTTCCAACGCGGTGCAGGAGCTGGCTTTTACCTTTGCAAACGCCATTGCTTATGTTTCTGCTGCTTTGGAAAAGGGCTTAAATATTGATCAATTTGCCGCGCGACTGTCATTCTTTTTTGCCTGCCACAATAATTTTTTTGAAGAGATTGCCAAGTTTCGGGTGGCACGAACGGTTTGGGCGAAGATCATGAAAGAACGGTTTGGGGCGCAAAATCCAAAGAGTACAATGCTGCGTTTTCACACACAAACGGCTGGTTCAACTCTAACCGCCCAGCAACCGGACAACAATGTCGTTAGAGTTACCATGCAGGCTTTGGCGGCGGTTTTAGGTGGAACGCAATCTTTGCATACTAACTCCAAAGATGAGGCACTGTCTTTGCCCACGGAAGAAGCTGCGCGCATCGCGCTTCGAACACAGCAAATCATCGCTCATGAATCCGGTGTTGCCGATACCGCCGATCCTTTGGGCGGGTCTTATTTCATGGAAAATTTAACCCGTGAAATCGAAACGCGCGTTTGGGAATATTTAGATAAAATCGATGCAATGGGTGGCGCCCTGAAAGCAATTGAGAATAAATTTTTTCAAAGTGAAATCATCCAAACAGCTTATGAATACCAGAACGCAATTGAGTCAAAAGAAAAAATTATTATCGGAGTAAATGACTTTAGAGAGGACGAAAAAGAGCAACCCGCCATTTTAAAAGTCGACCCGGCGCTTCGCGACAAAAAAATGAAACAACTTCAACAACTCAGAGATAAGAGAGACAGCGCTATAGTGGGCAAATTACTGGAGCAGCTAAAAACAAACGCCAGAGGTTCAACCAATCTACTGCCGACGATTGTTGAATGTGTTGAGGCTTATGCCACATTGGGTGAAATTTCGGATGCTTTGAGAGTAGTTTTTGGAACGTATAAAGAAACCTAGTAAAAAATGTTAAACAAGCCAATTCTAGCGGAAGACTTAGAAAACAAGATCCACACAAAGCTAATTGCAAAAAAAATCTTTGCTTTCGAAACGCTCAGCTCAACCAATGACTTTGCAAAAAGGTTGGCGCAAAACGGTGAGCGCGGCGGAACCTTGATATTAACAAATGAGCAAACAAAAGGGCGGGGAAGACAGGGGAGGAGCTGGTATGCCCCTGCTAATTCGGGATTGTGGTTCTCGATTATTTTGGAACCAACCCAGTCTGCGGACAAGTTTGGAGTCGTTTCTCTTTTAGCTGCGGTCGCTCTTGCAAAAACAATTGAACAGAAGACCTCTCTCAAACCAGCTCTTAAATGGCCAAATGACGTTTTAATAGACTCGAAGAAAGTGAGCGGCATTTTGCTTGAAAGTCAATTTTCAAATAACCGGAACGCCTCGCTGATTTTGGGAATTGGGGTAAATGTAAACCAAAAAGAAATTGATTTCCCAGAGCCGATCCGTCAGACCGCGACCTCTTTACGAGAGCAGATAAAGCATGAGATTGACCGAGTGGGTTTGTTGATAGAGTTATTGCACGACCTGGAGCATTTTTATTTTGAATTCAATAATGGGAATTCTAATTTAATTATTAATACTTGGAAGGAACGATGCCCGTTTCTTGATAAGTACATCTCGGTAAAACAGAACGGCGATGAGATAGAGGGGAGGTTTGAAAACTTGGATGAATACGGCAGAATGGGTCTACGGCTGGCTAGCGGCGAAATCAAACATCTCAGCGCGGGGGAGCCAAACTTAATACAAAGGGAAGAATCATGCTATTCGTAATCGATATCGGCAATACTCATGTGACTGCAGGCGTTTATTCCAAAGAGAAATTGTTAGCACATTGGCGCATTTCGAGCGGCGTAAACAGAACAGCGGATGAATTGTGGGTTATGCTCAAAATGCTGTTCCAAAGTGAAGGGTTACAATTTGAAAAAGTGACCGGTTGTGCGATTTCATCTGTAGTGCCTGATCGAACGCATACTTTTATATCCATGGTGGAGGAGAATTTTAAAATTTCTCCGGTCATTGTTAGTGCCGATTCAAATTCAGGTTTGAAAATTCTCTACCATGATCCCAGTTCTGTTGGCCCCGATAGAATCTGCAGCTCGATTGCAGGTTTTGATGAGTTTGGCGGTCCGTTAATTATTGTAGACTTTGGTACAGCCACGACTTTTGATGTTGTTTCTAAAAATGCTGAATATTTAGGTGGAGTCATTGCTCCGGGATTGGAGTCTTCCTCTTTTGTTCTACATCAGTACGCAGCAAGGTTACCGAAAGTTGAATTGCAGTTTCCCAAAACTGTTATTGGAAAAACGACGGAAACAAGTATGCAGGCCGGCATCATGTTTGGCTCAGTGGAAATGGTAAACGGCATCGTCCGTCGTATCACCAAAGAATTAGGTCATGAAGCGACGATCTTAGCCACTGGCGGGATTGCCCCACAACTGCTCGAAAATTTGGAAAAAGAGACTGCTTTCAGACCGTTTTTGACGCTAAAAGGTCTGCAAATTATATACAGTCGTAACTCAAAATAATTTACATGAGTGACCAATTTTCATCCATTTCCGCTTGATTTTTGTCCAAGAAGTTGCTCTGATCCATATCGTACTCCCATAAATCCTGTAAATTTAAAAGCTTTGTAACCCCTCACAGGTTGGCACACCCCTTGCAATAAGATCCAACCTTCCACCATCAAATCAAGTAGTCATAGTTTTTGAAGTAGGAGAATCTGATGTCAGTTATGCCCAGAATATTGGTCGTCGATGACGAACCGACAATTAGCGGCATGCTTTATGAAGTACTAAAGAAAAAATATTCTGTGAACGTCGTCGAAACCGGCGAAGCTGCATTAAAACAAATCAAGCAGAATGATTATGATCTGGTCATTACTGATGTTTATCTGCCTGATCTTAACGGCATGGAAATCCTAAAAACAGTTAAACAAATGGATTCCGACTCCGGCGTGATCGTGATAACCGGACAAGGTTCTATTGAAAACGCGGTTAAGGCGATGAAAGACGGGGCCTATGATTTTCTGGCAAAGGGATTCTCTCTTGATGAAATCAAAGTCACGGTCGATAACTTTTTTAAATACCTACGTCTGGTCAAAGAAAATGAGCTTTTGAGATCAGAACTGTCCAGTCGATACGGAATCGACAATATTATCGGCACCAGCGAGAAAATGCAAAGAGTGTTTGAGACGGTCGAAATGGTTGCGCCTACTAATGCGACTGTACTTATTCAAGGGGCAAGCGGCACTGGTAAAGAGCTAATCGCAAAGGCGATTCATCAATGCAGCAAACGCAGCGATAAACCTTTTATTAAAACAAATTGCGCAGCAATTCCGGAAGGCTTGGTGGAAAGCGAACTATTTGGCCATGAAAAAGGCTCATTTACCGGGGCATTTAAAAATACAAAAGGCCGCTTTGAATTAGCTGATGGTGGGACGTTACTCTTGGATGAAATCAGCGAGATTCAGCCAAACCTGCAAGCAAAGCTGTTACGCGTTTTGCAGGAACAGGAATTTGAAAAAGTGGGCAATCCCGAGACCATTAAAGTAGATGTTCGAATTGTAGCCACAACCAATCGGGACTTAAGAGAGGAGATAGCGAAGGGCAATTTCAGAGAAGATTTATTTTATCGCCTGAATGTTGTACCATTTCAGCTCCCTGCTCTGAAGGACAGAAAGGAAGATATACTTCTTTTGGTAGAGTATTTTATCGAGAAGTTTTCAAAAGAAAATGGCCGTGTGATTAAACCTCTGGATGATGCAGTATTGAAGCACCTTTCTGAATATGACTGGCCGGGGAATGTAAGAGAATTAGAAAACACGATGGAGCGTGCTGTGGTTGTTTGCAGGGAACAAACGATCCAAATGAAACACCTTTACTTTAATCATAATGGTGAAGGTGAAAAAAAAGACAAATCGGCAGTTCCTTTACCAAGCGGTATGAAACTGAAGGAACTGGAAAAAAGGTTCATTATGCAAACACTTCATGAGCAAAATGGCAATAGAACCTGGACTGCAAATAAATTAGGAATAAGCGTTAGAACCCTTAGAAACAAATTACGAGAGTATTCTAAGGAAACTAATTAAAACTACCCTTGGTAGGAAATTATGTGCAATGTGATAGGCAATTTCTTCCTCTTATGATTTGACTCACACCTCAATTATTACAATGAGTAAAATCATAGACTCTGCCCTTAAATGACTTTGATGAGGCAGTTTACTCCTCCTAATTTCTGCTAACCATCTATTTTTATTTCACATCAACAGTTACCTTCTTCGAGAAAGCTCACTTCTTTTTAAGCTGTTTTCCCAATGTTTATGTTCATGTGTTTTCAAGAAAACAAGAGATGTTACGTGGCATAGAACTTGCGAAAAGCAGGGTTCATCCAATTCTTTTAGTCGCAACACTTCGAGTAATTTGAAGTCAAAGTAAATTCGAGTGAGCTTATGAAATCATCTTACATTTATACTCTGTGGCACCAGTACACCACGACAAGAGATTTGGAAACGCGTGAGAAACTTTTAACAAAATACCTTCCTCTAGTCAAATATGTAGCTGGCAAAATGATGTTTTCTCTTCCGTCCTGTGTCGACTATAATGATCTTCTTAGTGCCGGCGTTATGGGTCTGATCGGCGCCTTGGAGCGATTCAAACCAGAACAGGGAGTGAAGTTTGAGACGTTTGTTTTACCTCGAATCAAAGGCGCCATTTTGGATGAACTAAGAACTCTGGATTGGGCTCCCAGATCTTTACGTTCTAAAGCACGGATGGTAGAAAAAGTAAGCGAGCAACTCGAAAAAGAATTGGGCCGTTCGGCCAGCAATGATGAGATTGCGAATAAATTAGAGATGAAGATAGAAGACTATGGCGGCGTGCAATTGGAACTTTCTAAGGCATCTCTGTTGTCTTTGGACGGGAGTAGGGTAGAGGACAATGAGCAAATTACTTCAATGTACGATCTACTTGAAAACTCGCAATCGGATAACCCCCACTATAGTTTAGAGCATATAGAAACAAAGAAGTTGTTAATAAAGGCCATTGAGGGTTTAAATGAGCAGGAAAAAATCGTCATGGCGCTTTATTATTATGAAGAACTTACCTTGAAAGAAATTGGACAGGTTTTAAGTATTACCGAATCAAGAGTATCACAAATCCACAGCAAAGCTTTAGGCGGATTGAAAGGCGCGCTTGAATCTGAAATTCTAAACTAATTTTCATTTCTGACAAAAACCAAGGAAGGTTTGATTATGAATTCAACATCGGCGCCGCAGCTTTCAGACACCCAACGAGTTAATACCGTAAACGACCCCTGGATAAGAATTTTAGATCAATTTATGGATGAACTTAATGATACTGTTGAGTTTGAATCAGGAAGTCTTTTTTTATTTGAAGATGGTACGGAATCCTTGAAAGAGGCAGCAAGTAAAGGGGACGGAATTGATTTCATTAGTTCTGTAAGCTTTCCCATGGGCTTGGGATTATCCGCCTGGGTAGCACAGAAAGGTAAAATGGTATATCTTCCTGACATTCACCGCGGCAGCCGGCATGGCTTAAATCCAGTTAGATCCTATCTGTCGTTGCCTCTTGAGATACACAACAGGATTATCGGAGTGTTAAATCTAGGACACACAGTTCCTGATGCATTTAGCAATTGTAAACTAAAAAAGATCCAAGATTTGAGTAAAGAAATTAGCCGCAAAATTTATAATAGAATGTACTTAGGTTTTAACTCCGATGACTCGACAGATTTTGTTGATTGATGACGATAAGGATGTGCACGCACATATCCAAATCGTTCTTCAAAAGACCGGATACAATCTTATCTCAGCTTTCGACGGTATCGAAGGGCTGAAAAAGGTACTTTCGTTTAATCCAGATCTTATTATTTTAGACTACCTGATGCCAAGGAAAGGCGGGGGTGAAACTTTTCGTGAATTAAAAGAGTCTCCACAATATAAACAGAGTTGCGATATACCCGTAATAATGCTAACCGCAGCAAACCAGCCAACTGAACGAATAAATAATTTTTTAGAGGCTGGATTAAATGCGTATCTGGAAAAACCTTTTGGTAGCAAAGAATTAATTAATGTAATAGAAAACACTTTTATTACAAACAAGATAAAAGTTCATAATTCGGCATTAAGAAAAGCAATCGAGAATAGCAAGAATTTCTTAGAAAATTTGATAGAAAGTTGTCCAATAGCAATCATCACTTGTGAACTCGATGGAAAGATCACATTTGCCAGCAAAGCTATCGAAGATATTTTAGGATATTTCATATTCGAAATTTTAGGCAAATCGGTATACGAATTACTTGGAACCAGCGAAGAGGTGTTGACTAAACGGCTTGAAAATAGAACGTCTCCCAACGAGCTCGTGACCATTGGTGTGTATGTTGAAGCAAAATCTGGAATTCAAATTCCGATGGGGATTACATACTCCTATTTGCTAGACCAAAACAGTGATATTCAAGGCCTGTTAATTGTTGGCCAGGATTTGTCTGCCCAAAAGCAGCTGGAAAAAGAGCTTCTTGAAAAAGAAAGACTGACAGCCATCACGCAGTCATTCGCAACAATTAATCATGAGATCAATAATCCACTAACTCCTATTTTAGGAAATATTCAATTGATCCGAAAAGAAGATTGTCTTCTAAGTGACGATCATAAAAAAAAATTAGAAATAATCGAATGTAATGTTAAAAAAATTTCGAATATAGTACAGAAGTTCAATAGTATCTCCAACCCGGAAGAAAAAACATACTATGATAATAGTAATATTTTTGAAATCTAACGGAATAGTTATTCCTAAATTTTAGAGGTCATGATGAGCCTAGCTAACAAACCACTTTATATTTTCCTGATTTCCACTTTGTGTTTACTTATCGTAATTGATATGGGCAGCAGTGAAACTAAACAATCAAAAAACAGTAGTAAATTGTCTATTAAACTCAAGGCCCGAACAATTGTGTTGGGGCCAGACATCACCCTGGGAGACGTCAGCAATATTTTAACTCCAAATAGTATTGTTCGGGCCAAATTGTTGGCTATCAAAATTGGCCATGCTCCACCGCCGGGCGAATCAAGTGAAATAAAATTAAGTCATATAAAACGCTGTTTGAAAGTAGCAGGGTTTGAGGAATACACGAAGACGATAAGGGGACCGAGAACAATTAGAGTGGTTACAGCACAGGTTGAAATAGATAAAGCAATTTTAAAGGAAGAATTTGCGAAATTACTAAAAAATACTGCACGATTTGCATGTTTGGAGTTTGAAAAGAAAAATATATAGAACTTTATACTAAATTAACTTGAATATTGATCTAATTTTGCTTATAATCCGCGTATCATTTCAGTGGATATTATGAGCAACCCAAACCAATTAAATAGTTTATTGCTTTTTAACAAAAGGAAATTCTTATGCTAGTCCTGACAAGGAAGTTAGGTGAAACAATTGTTATCGGAGACAACATTGTAATTAAGGTTGTTGACATACACGGTAAACAGATCAGACTTGGAATTGATGCGCCAACCGAAATTAGCATCTTTCGGGGCGAAATCTATGAAAGAATTCAGGAAGAGAAAAGATCTGATGCAACCGATAAAACAGAAGAATAGACGGATAGCTGACCTAACATCATTTAACAACTCTGCTGACCAATTTTAAGAAAAATTGGTTAATAAAACATTATGTCATTTTCTATTGACCAATGTTTCTTCTTGCGATCCCCGCTTTTAGGCATTCTATTTTAAAATTTAAAATCGTTTGCGAGTAATTCATTCCAATTTCTCTTTCTCAGCAAGTGTTTATTATTTTAGAGATTTACGTGTTTGCAAAATTTCTTGATTTTCTTGTTAAATTTCAGTACAGTACCAATCATCGCTAGAAAATATTAGAGTCAATCAGAATGGAAAAAAGCCTACAAAAACAGTTCTCCGCTGTCCTGCGATTGAACCAGTTTGAAACACTAAATGGAGAACTGAATAAATTTCAGGATAAGAACGAGCAACAAAAGTATATAAAACAATTTCTATTGCAAAAATACGGAAAGAAAGAAGGCAAATTTGAAGTAATTCAAAAATCCAATAAAGTAAAATTAGTCTGGACCCCTTCAAAAGTAGACTTTAGAGCAGAAGCCCTCCACAGAGATGCGTTAGCCTTAGCAAAGAATAAGAATTATAAAGACGCAATCAATAATTGGGTAAAAGCAATATCAATTAATACGTCTGATCCGGATTATTATTTTAACCTGGGGATAGCTTTCTTTGAATCCAAGAATTTTACCGAATCCATTGAAAATTTAGAGAAAGTAATTGATTTGTGTCCTATTTATCCTAACGCATATCTCATTTTAGGAACAACCTATATAAAAACCAGGAAATTTGACCAAGCTGAAATTCAATTAAAAGAAAGTATTGTTATCAATCCGAAGCATGCTCTTGCATATCTAAATTTGGGAGCAGTTTATAGCATCATCAGAAAATATGCCGAAGGGATAGAAATGTTTCAAAGGTCGCTCGAGTTGTCACCAAAAGAGGTTAGAGCTCATTTTGGGTTAGGAAAAATTCATGCTCTTCAAGGAAAGGCTGATCTGGCAAATGAACATTTCAAAAAAGTTATCGAGATAGACACCAACCGCGCCTTAACAAACCACGCAAAAAAA
This genomic window contains:
- a CDS encoding methylmalonyl-CoA mutase family protein, with product MDRKSSFKTESNIEVKRIYGEHDHSEKSADPGDAGKYPFTRGIYPSMYRGRFWTMRQYSGYATAKETNERYRYLLDRGQTGLSTAFDLPTQMGYNSDHPMAEGEVGKAGVAIDSLEDMEVLFNGIPLEKITTSMTINSTAAILLALYVAVAKKQGADLKKIGGTTQNDILKEYIARATYIYPPETSLRLVTDIFEYCNRNLPRWNTISISGYHIREAGSNAVQELAFTFANAIAYVSAALEKGLNIDQFAARLSFFFACHNNFFEEIAKFRVARTVWAKIMKERFGAQNPKSTMLRFHTQTAGSTLTAQQPDNNVVRVTMQALAAVLGGTQSLHTNSKDEALSLPTEEAARIALRTQQIIAHESGVADTADPLGGSYFMENLTREIETRVWEYLDKIDAMGGALKAIENKFFQSEIIQTAYEYQNAIESKEKIIIGVNDFREDEKEQPAILKVDPALRDKKMKQLQQLRDKRDSAIVGKLLEQLKTNARGSTNLLPTIVECVEAYATLGEISDALRVVFGTYKET
- a CDS encoding biotin--[acetyl-CoA-carboxylase] ligase, producing the protein MLNKPILAEDLENKIHTKLIAKKIFAFETLSSTNDFAKRLAQNGERGGTLILTNEQTKGRGRQGRSWYAPANSGLWFSIILEPTQSADKFGVVSLLAAVALAKTIEQKTSLKPALKWPNDVLIDSKKVSGILLESQFSNNRNASLILGIGVNVNQKEIDFPEPIRQTATSLREQIKHEIDRVGLLIELLHDLEHFYFEFNNGNSNLIINTWKERCPFLDKYISVKQNGDEIEGRFENLDEYGRMGLRLASGEIKHLSAGEPNLIQREESCYS
- a CDS encoding type III pantothenate kinase — its product is MLFVIDIGNTHVTAGVYSKEKLLAHWRISSGVNRTADELWVMLKMLFQSEGLQFEKVTGCAISSVVPDRTHTFISMVEENFKISPVIVSADSNSGLKILYHDPSSVGPDRICSSIAGFDEFGGPLIIVDFGTATTFDVVSKNAEYLGGVIAPGLESSSFVLHQYAARLPKVELQFPKTVIGKTTETSMQAGIMFGSVEMVNGIVRRITKELGHEATILATGGIAPQLLENLEKETAFRPFLTLKGLQIIYSRNSK
- a CDS encoding sigma-54-dependent Fis family transcriptional regulator; its protein translation is MPRILVVDDEPTISGMLYEVLKKKYSVNVVETGEAALKQIKQNDYDLVITDVYLPDLNGMEILKTVKQMDSDSGVIVITGQGSIENAVKAMKDGAYDFLAKGFSLDEIKVTVDNFFKYLRLVKENELLRSELSSRYGIDNIIGTSEKMQRVFETVEMVAPTNATVLIQGASGTGKELIAKAIHQCSKRSDKPFIKTNCAAIPEGLVESELFGHEKGSFTGAFKNTKGRFELADGGTLLLDEISEIQPNLQAKLLRVLQEQEFEKVGNPETIKVDVRIVATTNRDLREEIAKGNFREDLFYRLNVVPFQLPALKDRKEDILLLVEYFIEKFSKENGRVIKPLDDAVLKHLSEYDWPGNVRELENTMERAVVVCREQTIQMKHLYFNHNGEGEKKDKSAVPLPSGMKLKELEKRFIMQTLHEQNGNRTWTANKLGISVRTLRNKLREYSKETN
- a CDS encoding FliA/WhiG family RNA polymerase sigma factor, coding for MKSSYIYTLWHQYTTTRDLETREKLLTKYLPLVKYVAGKMMFSLPSCVDYNDLLSAGVMGLIGALERFKPEQGVKFETFVLPRIKGAILDELRTLDWAPRSLRSKARMVEKVSEQLEKELGRSASNDEIANKLEMKIEDYGGVQLELSKASLLSLDGSRVEDNEQITSMYDLLENSQSDNPHYSLEHIETKKLLIKAIEGLNEQEKIVMALYYYEELTLKEIGQVLSITESRVSQIHSKALGGLKGALESEILN
- a CDS encoding GAF domain-containing protein, with translation MNSTSAPQLSDTQRVNTVNDPWIRILDQFMDELNDTVEFESGSLFLFEDGTESLKEAASKGDGIDFISSVSFPMGLGLSAWVAQKGKMVYLPDIHRGSRHGLNPVRSYLSLPLEIHNRIIGVLNLGHTVPDAFSNCKLKKIQDLSKEISRKIYNRMYLGFNSDDSTDFVD
- a CDS encoding response regulator, producing the protein MTRQILLIDDDKDVHAHIQIVLQKTGYNLISAFDGIEGLKKVLSFNPDLIILDYLMPRKGGGETFRELKESPQYKQSCDIPVIMLTAANQPTERINNFLEAGLNAYLEKPFGSKELINVIENTFITNKIKVHNSALRKAIENSKNFLENLIESCPIAIITCELDGKITFASKAIEDILGYFIFEILGKSVYELLGTSEEVLTKRLENRTSPNELVTIGVYVEAKSGIQIPMGITYSYLLDQNSDIQGLLIVGQDLSAQKQLEKELLEKERLTAITQSFATINHEINNPLTPILGNIQLIRKEDCLLSDDHKKKLEIIECNVKKISNIVQKFNSISNPEEKTYYDNSNIFEI
- the csrA gene encoding carbon storage regulator CsrA, yielding MLVLTRKLGETIVIGDNIVIKVVDIHGKQIRLGIDAPTEISIFRGEIYERIQEEKRSDATDKTEE
- a CDS encoding tetratricopeptide repeat protein; the protein is MEKSLQKQFSAVLRLNQFETLNGELNKFQDKNEQQKYIKQFLLQKYGKKEGKFEVIQKSNKVKLVWTPSKVDFRAEALHRDALALAKNKNYKDAINNWVKAISINTSDPDYYFNLGIAFFESKNFTESIENLEKVIDLCPIYPNAYLILGTTYIKTRKFDQAEIQLKESIVINPKHALAYLNLGAVYSIIRKYAEGIEMFQRSLELSPKEVRAHFGLGKIHALQGKADLANEHFKKVIEIDTNRALTNHAKKSMILPPVEEKNQGYLTSRPKGLVYSEMSYQEGYKAYLFTDYDKSVNMYTRYLEQKPDDDFVWFSLGEAHLRSGRPSKAVEAFQKAISVNSSKALYYKELALSLGYLNRDADALECIQKAQKLGKNDSVLFALQGNFLIKKNKIQDAIEILGKALKLNSNNLLAKYYLALAYKKNNEISFAVNYLQEIIRSPINSPIKMEAEAMMREVQAN